One window of Saccharomyces mikatae IFO 1815 strain IFO1815 genome assembly, chromosome: 8 genomic DNA carries:
- the NMD2 gene encoding Nmd2p (similar to Saccharomyces cerevisiae NMD2 (YHR077C); ancestral locus Anc_5.363), which produces MNDERKRELHDFNVRAWNGEEVFPLKSKKLDSSIKRNTGFIKKLKKGFVKGSEASLLKDLSEASLEKYLSEIIVTVTECLLNVPNKNDDVVAAIEIVSGLHQRFNSRFTGPLLGSFLQTFENPSVDIESERDELQRINRIKGNLRVFTELYLVGVFRTLDDIESKDAIPNFLQKKIGKKDPLLFSILREILNYKFKLGFTTTIATAFIKKFAPFFHEDDDSWDGLISDTNLKFTLQSLFKSFIDATFSRATELHKKVSKLQREHQKCQIRTGKLRDEYIDEYDKLLPVFVRFKSSATTLGEFFKLETPKLEGASNDDIKEIASPMITNQVLPPNQRLWENEDMRKFYEILPDISKTVEESQSSKSEKDSNVASKNISSFFTDLEMADSKDIIDDLSNKYWLSHLDNKATRNRILKFFMETQDWSKLAVYSRFIATNCKYMPEIVSEFINYLDNGFRNQLHSNKINVKNVIFFSEMIKFQLIPTFMIFHKIRTLIMNMQVPNNVEILTILLEHSGKFLLNKPEYKELMEKMVQLIKEKKNDRQLNMNLKGALENIITLLYPPTVKSLNVTIKKITPEQQFYRILIRSELSNLDFKHVVKLVRKAHWGDSAIQKTLFSLFSKPHKISYQNIPLLTKVLGGLYSYHRDFVIRCIDQILENIERGLEINDYGQNMHRISNVRYLTEIFNYEMIKSDVLLDTIYHIIRFGHINNQPNPFYLNDSDPPDNYFRIQLVTTILLNINRTPAAFTKKCKVLLRFFEYYIFIKEQPLPKETQFKVSSTFKKYDSIFDNARFERSETLVESASRLESLLRSLTTKGKESEVKGISASIDGDNENAASIEATTGDDEDDENDDGVDLLGDDEDVETSAQVIGSEPGKYQVKKDESEEDEEEEEDDDDDDDDDDDDDDDDDDDDDDDDDDDDDDDDDDDDDDGDEDSDSDLEYGGDLDADRDIEMKRMYEEYEKKLKDEEERKAEEELERQFQQMMQESIDARKSEKVVASKIPVISKPAIVQKPLLIKRNEELSSDMEGYEKLSKPKKIAFTFLTKSGKKTQSRVLQLPTDVKFVSDVLEEEEKLKTERDKIKKIVLKRSFD; this is translated from the exons ATGAAC GATGAAAGGAAAAGGGAACTGCATGACTTCAATGTTCGAGCTTGGAATGGTGAGGAAGTCTTCCCcttgaaaagtaaaaagcTAGATTCAAGTATAAAGAGAAACACCggttttataaaaaaattaaagaaggGGTTTGTAAAAGGTTCAGAGGCCTCATTGTTGAAAGATTTGAGTGAAGCCTCCTTGGAGAAGTATCTCTCCGAGATTATAGTCACCGTAACTGAATGTCTGTTGAATGTTCCCAATAAGAATGATGATGTGGTTGCCGCTATTGAGATCGTAAGTGGACTTCATCAGAGGTTCAATAGCCGGTTCACTGGCCCTCTTTTGGGCTCTTTTTTGcaaacttttgaaaatccTTCAGTTGACATTGAATCTGAAAGAGATGAGCTTCAAAGGATAAATAGAATCAAAGGAAATCTTCGCGTATTTACTGAGCTTTATTTGGTCGGCGTATTCAGGACATTGGATGATATTGAGTCGAAGGACGCCATTCCGAATTTCctacagaagaaaattggCAAAAAAGATCCTTTACTGTTCAGTATTCTAAGAGAGATACTTAATTATAAGTTCAAGTTGGGATTTACTACTACTATAGCAACTgcttttatcaaaaagttCGCCCCTTTTTTCCATGAGGATGACGATTCTTGGGATGGCTTAATATCAGAcacaaatttgaaatttacCTTACAGTCTTTGTTCAAGAGTTTTATAGACGCTACCTTTTCTAGGGCCACAGAACTGCATAAAAAGGTTAGTAAACTTCAAAGAGAACATCAGAAATGTCAAATAAGAACAGGGAAGCTGAGAGATGAGTACATAGATGAGTATGACAAGCTACTTCCAGTATTTGTTAGGTTCAAAAGTTCTGCGACTACTTTGGGAGAGTTTTTTAAATTAGAAACTCCAAAACTCGAAGGTGCTTCCAATGACGACATAAAAGAAATCGCTTCTCCAATGATTACAAACCAGGTATTACCACCCAATCAAAGGTTATGGGAGAATGAAGACATGAGGAAGTTTTATGAGATTTTACCCGATATCTCAAAAACTGTAGAAGAATCACAATCATCCAAATCAGAAAAGGATTCAAATGTGGCCTCGAAAAATATCAGTTCATTTTTCACAGATTTAGAAATGGCAGACTCTAAAGATATAATTGATGATCTCTCAAACAAATACTGGTTATCGCATTTAGACAACAAAGCTACTAGAAACCGAATactaaaatttttcatggAGACACAAGATTGGAGCAAGTTAGCGGTATATTCCAGATTCATTGCAACTAACTGCAAATATATGCCTGAAATCGTTTCGGAGTTCATCAACTACTTAGATAATGGATTTAGAAATCAATTGCATTCAAATAAGATTAATGTAAAAAACGTCATCTTTTTCAGCGAAATGATCAAATTCCAATTGATACCAACATTCATGATCTTTCACAAGATTAGGACATTAATCATGAATATGCAAGTCCCAAACAACGTAGAAATTTTGACTATTCTATTGGAGCACTCGGGAAAGTTCTTACTGAATAAACCGGAGTATAAGGaattaatggaaaaaatggTCCAActaattaaagaaaaaaaaaatgatagaCAATTGAACATGAACTTGAAAGGTGCCCTGGAAAACATAATTACTTTACTTTATCCACCTACTGTTAAGTCTTTAAATGTTacgataaaaaaaataacaccGGAACAACAGTTCTACCGCATTTTAATTAGAAGTGAACTCAGCAACCTAGACTTCAAACACGTTGTCAAGTTAGTTCGTAAAGCACACTGGGGTGATTCAGCTATTCAGAAAACACTTTTCtctctcttttcaaaaccGCATAAGATAAGTTATCAAAACATTCCCCTATTAACTAAAGTTTTAGGTGGTTTATACAGTTATCACCGCGACTTTGTCATAAGATGTATAGACCAGATActggaaaatattgaacGCGGCCTAGAAATTAATGACTATGGACAAAACATGCATAGAATTTCGAATGTGAGGTATTTAACTGAAATATTCAACTATGAAATGATAAAATCGGATGTTTTGTTAGATACTATTTATCACATTATTAGATTCGGTCATATCAATAATCAGCCCAATCCTTTTTACTTGAACGATTCAGATCCACCTGATAACTATTTCAGAATTCAACTTGTCACCACAATTTTATTAAATATCAACAGGACACCTGCTGCTTTTACTAAAAAATGCAAGGTTTTGTTAAGGTTCTTCgaatattatatttttatcaaagagCAGCCCTTACCTAAGGAGACGCAATTCAAGGTGTCAAGtacattcaaaaaatatgacaGTATTTTCGACAATGCCAGATTTGAGAGATCAGAAACCCTGGTTGAAAGTGCCTCAAGATTGGAAAGTTTGCTGAGATCATTAACTACAAAAGGCAAAGAGAGCGAAGTTAAAGGAATTTCCGCAAGCATTGACGGTGATAATGAGAACGCAGCTTCTATTGAGGCTACTACCggagatgatgaagatgatgaaaatgatgatggtgtCGATTTGCTAggagatgatgaagatgtgGAGACAAGTGCACAAGTCATAGGGTCAGAGCCAGGAAAATATCAGGTGAAAAAAGACGAAAGCGAAGaggacgaagaagaagaagaagatgatgatgatgatgatgatgatgacgacgacgacgatgacgatgacgacgacgacgatgatgatgatgatgatgatgatgatgatgatgacgatgatgatgatgacgatgatggtgatgaagaCAGCGACTCTGATTTGGAGTATGGTGGTGACCTTGACGCGGATAGAGATATTGAAATGAAACGAATGTATGAGGAGTATGAGAAGAAGctaaaagatgaagaggaaaggAAAGCGGAGGAAGAATTGGAGAGACAATTCCAACAGATGATGCAAGAATCCATAGACGCGAGAAAGAGCGAAAAGGTCGTTGCTAGTAAAATACCCGTAATTTCGAAGCCAGCTATCGTTCAAAAACCtttattaataaaaaggaaTGAGGAGCTTTCCTCAGACATGGAGGGCTACGAAAAATTATCtaagccaaaaaaaattgcgTTTACATTTTTGACTAAAAGTGGTAAGAAAACACAATCAAGAGTTTTACAGTTACCAACGGATGTCAAGTTTGTTTCTGATGTCCttgaagaggaagagaagTTAAAAACAGAAAGAGATAAGATCAAAAAGATTGTTTTAAAACGCTCTTTTGATTGA
- the SMKI08G1230 gene encoding uncharacterized protein (similar to Saccharomyces cerevisiae YHR078W; ancestral locus Anc_5.365): protein MEALFVFLVLSISGAFTYKLSYEKLWFKVGSLFDIISTSSKRNVYPLTSKFEIGPNENVSGMSNFINKFYTEYSLPSHKILQSLRVLFSLAMMTYTVTIEIILWQIKVAGMDKDVTFITIWVWPLTAVMLSFILILFQPFFIIISLLNKFYNDRFDIDRLIIVTCITLSSLIALLSYINIGPFQYTKNILTRLSIGGVTIMASLSGLATVSSLYYNFLVIWHKFCNTPMTDPSFRNINNNNNSKSLLWTSDAFIEEKIQDYEHNIEQNVQILTRLEEETNGEYSTFKAELMEKIAWYQLELGKLETLLQQSPQVRTFKKAFEVGFIIYCLHKLIITFLKRIPYIIYHSLKYPNDYDYEYFSENAASDPLAITMASILDFSFFRFNYQHDLDSLTKQISLFLSISLFLCCLSAVNTTISYVVTLLPMKFQILALFAMQNDDTANVLPEYSSNSNYKGKKGKLSHEQKGISLIKNLVVSELTGVYVLATTVMVRSHLPFEVSQRLKELLGEKFTVPNIVIDSWFDEVYAFACVFTFVCIRIAERKLSTKKVSFE from the coding sequence ATGGAGGCACTCTTCGTATTCTTAGTGCTTTCCATATCCGGGGCTTTCACTTACAAATTGTCCTATGAGAAGTTATGGTTCAAAGTAGGATCTCTATTTGACATCATATCAACTTCctcaaaaagaaacgttTATCCTTTGACGagcaaatttgaaattggcCCGAATGAGAATGTGTCAGGAATGAGCAActtcatcaacaaattttaCACAGAATATTCTTTGCCCTCACACAAGATACTGCAATCACTGCGAGtccttttttcattagcAATGATGACGTATACGGTAACAATAGAGATTATCCTATGGCAGATAAAGGTGGCTGGTATGGACAAGGATGTAACTTTCATAACAATCTGGGTGTGGCCTCTGACTGCCGTTATGCTGTCATTCATTCTTATTCTATTTCAGCCATTTTTCATAATAATATCGTTATTGAATAAGTTCTATAATGATAGATTTGATATCGACAGGCTGATAATTGTAACATGCATAACCTTGTCATCACTTATTGCACTTTTGAGTTACATAAATATTGGACCGTTTCAATACAcaaaaaatattctaaCTAGACTGTCCATTGGAGGTGTAACAATCATGGCCTCCTTATCTGGATTGGCCACTGTTTCTAGTTTGTATTACAACTTTTTAGTCATCTGGCACAAGTTTTGCAATACGCCAATGACAGACCCCAGCTTTAGAAATataaacaacaacaacaacagtaaATCTCTTTTATGGACATCAGACGCTTTTATAGAGGAAAAAATCCAAGATTATGAGCACAACATTGAACAAAATGTGCAAATATTAACACGtttagaagaagaaacaaacGGAGAATACTCGACTTTTAAAGCAGAGTTGATGGAGAAAATTGCGTGGTATCAATTAGAACTTGGAAAATTGGAGACATTGTTACAACAGTCCCCTCAAGTACGTACTTTCAAGAAAGCCTTTGAAGTCGGTTTTATCATATATTGTCTTCATAAACTAATAATAACTTTCCTAAAAAGAATTCCGTATATCATATATCATTCATTAAAATATCCAAATGACTATGACTATGAATATTTCAGTGAAAATGCAGCATCAGATCCTTTAGCCATTACTATGGCAAGTattttagatttttcattttttaggTTCAATTATCAACATGACCTCGATTCATTGACTAAGCaaatatcattatttttgtcCATTTCGCTTTTCCTTTGCTGTCTCTCTGCGGTAAATACCACTATCTCATACGTTGTGACCCTTTTACCCATGAAGTTCCAGATTCTTGCACTATTTGCTATGCAAAATGACGATACCGCCAATGTACTCCCAGAGTATTCAAGCAATTCTAATTATAAAGGCAAGAAAGGGAAACTCTCTCATGAGCAGAAAGGAAtatctttgataaaaaatttagTGGTGTCAGAATTAACCGGTGTGTACGTTTTAGCTACCACTGTAATGGTTAGGTCTCATCTCCCTTTTGAAGTATCACAAAGATTAAAGGAACTGTTAGGTGAGAAATTCACCGTCCCAAATATTGTCATAGATTCTTGGTTTGATGAGGTCTATGCTTTCGCGTGTGTATTTACTTTCGTTTGCATAAGAATTGCGGAACGGAAACTTTCTACCAAAAAAGTCAGCTTTGAATAA
- the PTC7 gene encoding type 2C protein phosphatase PTC7 (similar to Saccharomyces cerevisiae PTC7 (YHR076W); ancestral locus Anc_5.362): protein MFANVGFRTLRVSRGPVYGSYSQIISFSKRTFYSGAKNGYQSNNNHGDAYSSNAQTGPFTYKTAVAFQPKDRDDQIYQKLRDSIRSPTGEDNYFITSNNVRDIFAGVADGVGGWAEHGYDSSAISRELCKKMDEISTALAECSSKEPYLTPKTILGAAYKKIKDEKVVKVGGTTAIMAHFPPNGKLQVANLGDSWCGVFRDSKLVFQTKFQTVGFNAPYQLSIIPEEMLKEAERRGSKYILNTPADADEYSFQLKKNDIVILATDGVTDNIAAEDIELFLKDNSARTKDELQLLTQDFVKNVVSLSKDPSYPSVFAQEISKLTGKNYSGGKEDDITAVIVRVD from the exons ATGTTCGCAAATGTTGGATTCAGGACATTAAGGGTTTCTAGGGGTCCTGTATATG GGTCTTACAGCCAAATCATCAGTTTTTCGAAAAGAACCTTTTATTCAGGTGCCAAAAATGGGTACCAGTCAAACAATAATCATGGTGATGCCTATAGTTCAAATGCACAAACAGGACCATTCACCTATAAAACCGCAGTAGCTTTCCAGCCAAAAGATAGAGATGATCAGATATACCAAAAACTAAGAGATTCTATTAGATCACCAACAGGAGAAGAcaattattttattacatCGAACAACGTCCGGGACATTTTCGCGGGTGTCGCAGATGGTGTTGGAGGTTGGGCTGAACATGGATATGATTCCAGTGCAATCTCAAGGGAGTTatgtaaaaaaatggacGAAATAAGTACTGCTTTAGCAGAATGCTCATCCAAAGAACCGTATTTAACTCCAAAAACAATTCTTGGTGCTGCctacaaaaaaataaaggacGAGAAAGTTGTAAAGGTGGGTGGAACAACAGCAATTATGGCTCATTTCCCACCCAATGGAAAGTTACAAGTTGCAAACTTGGGCGATTCTTGGTGTGGTGTCTTTAGAGACTCTAAACTTGTATTCCAGACGAAGTTCCAAACGGTTGGATTTAACGCACCTTATCAGTTGTCGATTATTCCAGAAGAAATGTTAAAAGAGGCTGAAAGAAGGGGTAGCAAATATATTTTAAACACCCCTGCCGATGCTGATGAATATAGCTTtcaattaaagaaaaacgaTATTGTTATATTAGCTACCGATGGTGTAACCGATAATATTGCTGCAGAGGATATAGAGCTTTTTCTAAAAGATAACTCCGCCAGAACAAAGGATGAATTACAGCTATTAACTCAGGATTTTGTGAAGAACGTTGTCAGTCTAAGCAAAGATCCTAGTTACCCCAGTGTTTTTGCGCAAGAAATCTCTAAATTGACTGGTAAAAACTACAGTGGTGGGAAAGAAGACGATATAACTGCTGTCATCGTAAGAGTTGATTAA
- the IRE1 gene encoding bifunctional endoribonuclease/protein kinase IRE1 (similar to Saccharomyces cerevisiae IRE1 (YHR079C); ancestral locus Anc_5.368): MRAPVGNVLVMTLLVCALSSVILCSLPFSSQTPRRQMVDHEVASIKKFNSNYGFEKSIHSHIPASRTSENSLKKKVSSNPTPNLLNTVDNRRTSKKVQKAANSISVPYLENRSLNELSLSDILIAADIEGGLHAVDRRNGHIIWSINSEKFQPLIEIQEPSRLETYETLIIEPFGDGNIYYFNAHQGLQKLPLSIRQLVSTSPLHLKTNIVVNDSGKIVEDEKVYTGSMRTIMYTINVLNGEIISEFGPGSKNGYFGSQSIDCSPEERIKLQECENMIVIGKTIFELGIHSYDGASYNVTYSTWQQNVLDVPLALQNTFSKDGMCIAPFRDKSLLASDLDFRIARWVSPTFPGIIVGLFDVFNDLRTNENILVPHPFNPSDHETVSSNKVYLDQTSNLSWFALSGQNFPSLVESAPKSRYASSDRWRVSSIFEDEILFKNAIMGVHQVYGNEYDYLYENYGKANTLDTTHKHEPLMIDSSVDTTDLQQNRDINSLKEYMSPEDLDAYREKVHDQITRELRKNTQNSLLLKFGSLVYRIMETGVFLLLFLICCAALQRFKILPPLYVLLSKIGFMPEKVVPIVEPKTSNDLASSGNVIESHDTKLGKQVVIGDTLNSGTLKSGKDDVDEDDDKSLDNALEKKKRKRGSRGGKKGRKSRIANIPNFEQSLKNLVVSEKILGYGSSGTVVFQGSFQGRPVAVKRMLIDFCDIALMEIKLLTESDDHPNVIRYYCSETTDRFLYIALELCNLNLQDLVESKNVSDENLKMQKEYNPISLLRQIAAGVAHLHSLKIIHRDLKPQNILVSTSNRFATNEETGVENLRILISDFGLCKKLDSGQSSFRTNLNNPSGTSGWRAPELLDESNNLQCHFETEQSSSRHTAISSDSFYDPFTKRRLTRSIDIFSMGCVFYYILSKGKHPFGDRYSRESNIIRGVFSLDEMKCLHDRSLIAEATDLISQMIDHDPLKRPTAMKVLRHPLFWSRSKKLEFLLKVSDRLEIENKDPPSDLLLRFDSHSEFVIPNGDWTAKFDKTFMDNLERYRKYHSTKLMDLLRALRNKYHHFMDLPDDIAELMGPVPDGFYDYFTKRFPNLLIGVYMIVKEDLSDDQILGEFLYS, encoded by the coding sequence ATGCGTGCACCTGTGGGAAATGTGTTAGTAATGACACTGCTCGTTTGCGCTCTTTCATCTGTAATTTTATGCTCATTGCCGTTTTCATCCCAAACTCCAAGACGACAAATGGTGGACCACGAAGTTGCATCAATTAAAAAGTTCAACTCAAACTATGGCTTTGAGAAGAGTATCCATTCGCACATTCCTGCCTCTAGAACTAGTGAGAATTcgttaaaaaagaaggtcAGCTCAAATCCAACACCTAACCTGTTGAATACTGTGGATAATCGACGCACTAGTAAAAAAGTTCAGAAGGCTGCAAATTCCATAAGTGTACCCTATCTGGAGAACCGTTCGTTGAACGAGTTAAGCTTATCGGACATACTAATTGCAGCCGATATTGAAGGTGGACTTCATGCTGTTGATAGAAGGAACGGTCATATCATATGGTCCATCAACTCTGAGAAATTTCAACCCCTGATAGAAATACAAGAGCCTTCCAGGTTAGAAACGTATGAGACGTTGATAATTGAGCCTTTTGGTGATGGTAATATATACTACTTTAACGCTCATCAAGGATTACAGAAACTACCTCTATCTATACGTCAACTTGTTTCAACTTCCCCGCTACACCTGAAAACAAATATTGTGGTTAATGACTCTGGgaaaattgttgaagatGAGAAAGTATATACTGGTTCGATGAGGACTATAATGTATACTATCAATGTTCTGAATGGTGAAATTATATCTGAATTCGGACCTGGTTCGAAGAATGGCTATTTCGGAAGCCAAAGTATAGATTGCTCACCAGaggaaagaataaaacttCAGGAATGCGAAAATATGATAGTCATTGGCAAAACCATTTTTGAGTTGGGAATTCACTCCTATGATGGAGCTAGCTACAATGTCACTTATTCAACATGGCAGCAAAATGTTCTAGATGTCCCCCTGGCACTTCAAAAtacattttcaaaagatggTATGTGTATAGCGCCTTTCCGTGACAAGTCATTGTTGGCAAGTGATTTGGATTTCAGAATAGCTAGATGGGTTTCCCCGACATTCCCTGGCATTATTGTTGGCCTTTTTGATGTGTTCAATGACCTTCGTACCAACGAAAATATACTGGTGCCCCATCCCTTTAATCCCAGTGATCATGAAACTGTATCAAGTAACAAAGTTTATTTGGATCAAACTTCAAACCTTTCTTGGTTTGCTTTATCTGGTCAGAATTTTCCTTCATTAGTTGAATCAGCCCCTAAATCGAGATATGCTTCCAGTGACCGTTGGAGGGTATCTTCGATTTTTGAGGATGAGATCTTATTCAAGAATGCAATTATGGGGGTTCATCAGGTGTACGGGAACGAATATGACTACCTTTATGAGAATTATGGAAAAGCAAATACTTTGGATACCACGCACAAACACGAACCTTTAATGATTGATTCTTCCGTTGATACAACAGATTTGCAGCAGAATCGCGACATAAACTCACTTAAAGAATATATGTCCCCAGAAGACCTTGATGCATATAGAGAAAAGGTACATGACCAAATAACTAGAGAATTAAGGAAAAATACTCAAAATTCTTTACTATTAAAATTCGGTAGCTTAGTGTATCGAATTATGGAGACAGGAGTGTTCCTGCTACTGTTTCTCATCTGTTGTGCAGCCTTACAGAGGTTTAAAATCTTGCCACCATTATATGTGTTATTATCCAAGATTGGATTTATGCCTGAAAAAGTAGTCCCAATAGTTGAACCGAAAACATCGAACGATCTTGCTTCATCAGGAAACGTAATCGAGTCACACGATACAAAACTAGGGAAACAAGTCGTCATTGGAGATACGCTGAATAGCGGAACCCTTAAATCTGGAAAAGATGACGTtgatgaagacgatgatAAATCACTAGACAATGcattagaaaagaaaaagaggaaaagagGTTCGAGAGGGGGCAAAAAGGGCAGAAAATCACGCATTGCGAATATACCAAACTTTGAACagtctttgaagaatttagtAGTATCAGAGAAAATTTTAGGATACGGCTCATCAGGGACAGTAGTATTTCAGGGAAGTTTTCAAGGGAGACCTGTCGCAGTAAAAAGGATGTTGATTGATTTTTGTGACATAGCATTGATGGAAATAAAACTTCTGACCGAAAGTGATGATCATCCAAACGTTATACGATATTACTGTTCAGAAACAACAGATAGATTTTTGTATATTGCTTTAGAGCTCTGCAATTTGAACCTTCAAGATTTGGTTGAATCGAAGAACGTATCAGAtgagaatttgaaaatgcaGAAAGAGTACAACCCAATCTCATTACTTAGACAAATAGCGGCTGGGGTTGCGCATCtccattctttgaaaattatCCATCGAGATTTAAAGcctcaaaatattcttgttTCTACATCAAACAGGTTTGCTACCAATGAGGAAACGGGAGTAGAAAATCTCAGAATTTTGATATCAGATTTTGGTCTTTGCAAAAAACTAGATTCCGGTCAATCTTCGTTTAGAACAAATCTGAATAATCCTTCGGGGACAAGTGGATGGAGGGCTCCAGAACTGCTGGACGAGTCAAATAATTTACAGTGCCATTTTGAAACAGAACAGTCCTCTAGTCGGCATACAGCAATCTCATCTGATTCCTTCTATGATCCGTTCACTAAAAGGAGATTAACAAGAtctattgatattttttctatggGATGTGTTTTCTATTATATCCTGTCTAAAGGAAAGCATCCATTTGGTGATAGATATTCGCGCGAAAGCAACATCATAAGGGGAGTTTTTAGCCTTGATGAAATGAAATGTCTGCATGACAGATCATTGATAGCCGAAGCTACTGATTTGATCTCACAAATGATTGATCATGACCCGTTGAAGAGACCGACTGCTATGAAAGTCTTGAGGCATCCATTGTTTTGGTCAAGGTCGAAGAAATTGgagtttcttttgaaagttaGTGACAGacttgaaattgaaaacaagGATCCTCCGAGCGATTTATTACTGAGATTTGACTCCCACTCTGAGTTTGTAATACCCAATGGAGACTGGACCGCTAAGTTTGATAAAACCTTCATGGACAACCTTGAAAGGTacagaaaatatcattCGACAAAGTTAATGGATTTATTAAGAGCACTTAGGAACAAGTATCATCATTTCATGGACTTACCTGATGATATAGCAGAACTCATGGGGCCGGTTCCCGACGGTTTTTACGATTACTTTACCAAACGTTTTCCAAACCTACTAATAGGGGTGTATATGATTGTCAAAGAAGACTTAAGCGACGACCAAATTTTAGGTGAGTTTTTGTATTCATAA